A DNA window from Chryseobacterium sp. MEBOG06 contains the following coding sequences:
- the cmk gene encoding (d)CMP kinase, giving the protein MKKPVIAIDGYSSTGKSSISKIIADQLGLIHMDTGALYRGVTWYAMQHCLNENGGIDLNILFSSLDQINLEFKNNDGTLTLFLNHTDISKEIRTNIVSDNVSLVAKQKEVRDFLLQSQRSLAEKGGVIMDGRDIGTVVLPNADYKFFLTASIDERTNRRFLELKSLGLEADKEHVKQNLIERDKIDSEREIAPLKKADDAIVIDNSNLTKEETIALILSHIEKI; this is encoded by the coding sequence ATGAAAAAACCTGTAATAGCTATCGATGGGTACTCGTCTACCGGAAAAAGTTCTATCTCTAAAATCATCGCTGATCAGTTGGGACTTATTCATATGGATACAGGGGCGCTTTACAGAGGTGTTACCTGGTACGCAATGCAGCATTGTCTGAATGAAAATGGCGGGATTGATCTGAATATACTGTTCTCTTCACTGGACCAGATTAATCTTGAATTTAAAAACAACGATGGGACACTTACTCTTTTTCTTAATCATACCGATATCTCCAAAGAAATCCGTACCAACATCGTTTCCGACAATGTCAGCCTTGTTGCCAAGCAGAAAGAAGTAAGAGACTTTTTATTACAGTCGCAACGTTCTTTGGCAGAAAAAGGCGGAGTTATTATGGATGGACGTGACATAGGGACAGTAGTTCTGCCAAATGCGGACTATAAATTTTTCCTTACTGCCAGTATTGATGAAAGGACCAACAGAAGATTTCTGGAATTAAAAAGCCTGGGACTGGAAGCCGATAAAGAGCATGTAAAACAAAACCTCATTGAGCGAGACAAAATCGATAGTGAGCGTGAAATAGCCCCACTGAAGAAGGCTGACGATGCTATCGTTATTGATAATTCCAATCTGACCAAAGAAGAAACCATAGCTCTTATTTTATCTCACATCGAAAAGATTTAA
- a CDS encoding phosphoribosyl-ATP pyrophosphatase encodes MSRKYESIEELKRKKKLLQSEISDLENLLTFKNTKESLSAFTNGLSDQYLQEKVDEDGDEKVVLRKDIIARQLTSEVKDLLISKNTAVGLASSAFKGNITDSLIKLGVTAMVGNYAKNNMKSSNWKKKLIGAALIYLAPIALKYVRKKMEVYQKNKSVSSMEQLI; translated from the coding sequence ATGAGCAGAAAATACGAGAGCATAGAAGAATTAAAAAGAAAGAAAAAACTGCTTCAAAGTGAAATAAGCGATCTGGAAAATCTTCTTACCTTCAAAAACACGAAAGAAAGCCTCAGTGCTTTTACCAACGGACTGAGTGATCAGTATCTGCAGGAAAAGGTAGATGAAGATGGTGATGAAAAAGTAGTTCTGCGAAAAGATATCATTGCCAGGCAGCTCACTTCTGAAGTAAAAGATCTTCTGATCAGTAAAAATACCGCTGTAGGGCTTGCAAGTTCAGCCTTCAAAGGAAATATTACAGACAGTCTTATCAAACTGGGCGTTACTGCCATGGTTGGAAACTATGCCAAAAATAATATGAAAAGCTCCAACTGGAAGAAAAAGCTTATTGGTGCAGCGTTAATCTATCTCGCTCCTATCGCTCTGAAATATGTCAGAAAAAAGATGGAAGTGTATCAGAAAAATAAAAGTGTTTCCAGTATGGAACAACTTATATAA
- a CDS encoding YtxH domain-containing protein, whose amino-acid sequence MSRKGNNTAGILAGLLAGAAAGVILGMLYAPEEGKETRKKIKTKANDIKDQAKNKYGEVSEKMKDQYSNISSTFKETANTVAHTVKDGYDKYKDQIVSKTADVVKDVEAELNDLKK is encoded by the coding sequence ATGTCTAGAAAAGGAAATAATACAGCAGGTATATTGGCAGGACTTTTAGCGGGTGCTGCAGCAGGTGTCATATTGGGAATGCTTTATGCTCCTGAAGAAGGAAAAGAAACCAGAAAAAAAATCAAAACCAAAGCCAATGATATTAAGGATCAGGCTAAAAATAAATACGGTGAGGTTTCTGAAAAAATGAAAGACCAATACAGCAATATTTCTTCTACATTCAAAGAAACAGCAAATACAGTGGCGCATACTGTAAAAGATGGATATGATAAATATAAAGATCAGATTGTTTCTAAAACTGCAGATGTAGTAAAAGATGTAGAAGCAGAGCTTAATGATCTTAAAAAATAA
- a CDS encoding BamA/TamA family outer membrane protein: MSCKHYKNSPQKYYKIISFATFVGLLYACSTTKKVPDGEYLLTKNTLEFEDKKEFFDEELKDYIQQKPNKKQFLFMPLSLTLYNMANPKYDTILNEYMTYPSEMRNQKLRDSLFIKYDMKKEVGKSLFFDRLLHSWGTPPVILDQTRSEKSAESIKKRLVYRGFWEADASFKQKLDSTSKKATVDYFVKHNTPTYIKGYYFNIPDPGIKQIYNSHLDKTLIRSGQVLDQTVLEREVTRITDLMKESGYYRFNNTNDEIYFVADSLKSKKQVPLTLEIHKDSLDRPYKKATFGNIDVAIVDKASDYPKNTVKDSLRRVRFHKMNDQYKISSLWRAIIVDSKQLYDQQKLDVTKRNFLSMNNFSIVKARDSLRQGGITSPNDSIIDVLYVLKPLPKYELKVGTDINYSQVLNLGISPSIDLTTRNVFRGAENLSTSLSGTFGSIISTKDINKRVAAYEISAQTSLNFPRLLLPFNYYKFIPKRYTPTSSILLGASIQNNIGLGRIIFNTGLNYQANVNDQVYHKLTLFNTQVSLTKNKDAYYDYFVNDRRVKDEIFTDYFAYNPTEGQKYQSGQLSIDQVSKDIVNDGGYRANLDQKGADLLTAFRGTLVNKDRQTQDVLISSMIYNFVYSEIGKKEYPNAFYFNGKVELAGNILSLFNKKDNDGGVVTAPQRTIFGIPYAQYIKFDIDTRKYFKFNGNQTLVLRQFIGVGIPFGNSQDMPIIKSYFNGGSNDIRAWVAFGGLGPADSQVDERVRTYMTDNVKLTTNVEYRIPFNKTYEGALFTDIGNTWSLRNYNDGYGDEFKFNKFIKQVGIGSGFGLRVNIAYVTARIDLAYKIYDPNKPDGDRWRFKYFQPFKPTLNIAFGYPF, from the coding sequence ATGAGCTGTAAGCATTATAAGAATTCTCCTCAAAAATATTATAAAATTATCTCATTTGCAACATTTGTTGGTCTCCTTTATGCTTGTAGTACAACAAAAAAAGTTCCCGATGGTGAATATCTGCTTACTAAGAACACTTTAGAGTTCGAGGATAAGAAAGAATTTTTCGATGAGGAACTTAAAGATTATATTCAGCAGAAGCCTAATAAAAAGCAATTCCTTTTCATGCCATTAAGCCTTACTTTGTACAATATGGCCAATCCAAAGTATGATACTATCCTTAATGAGTACATGACCTATCCCAGTGAAATGAGAAATCAGAAACTAAGGGATTCTTTATTCATTAAATATGATATGAAAAAGGAGGTAGGTAAAAGTTTATTTTTCGATCGTCTTCTGCATAGCTGGGGAACACCTCCTGTGATTCTCGATCAGACAAGAAGCGAAAAAAGTGCTGAATCTATTAAAAAGCGACTTGTATACCGAGGTTTTTGGGAAGCTGATGCAAGTTTTAAACAAAAGCTGGATTCAACATCTAAAAAAGCAACAGTAGATTATTTCGTAAAGCACAACACTCCTACTTATATTAAAGGTTATTATTTTAATATTCCGGATCCGGGAATTAAACAAATCTATAACAGTCATCTGGATAAGACCTTAATAAGATCAGGACAGGTGCTTGATCAGACCGTTCTTGAAAGAGAAGTGACGAGAATCACGGACCTGATGAAAGAATCAGGATATTATAGATTCAACAATACAAATGACGAAATTTATTTTGTAGCCGATTCTCTGAAAAGTAAGAAACAGGTTCCACTTACCCTGGAAATTCATAAAGACTCTCTGGATCGTCCTTATAAAAAAGCAACTTTTGGAAATATCGATGTAGCAATTGTAGATAAAGCCAGTGATTATCCTAAAAACACCGTTAAAGACAGCCTTAGAAGAGTGAGATTCCACAAAATGAATGATCAATATAAGATATCATCATTGTGGAGAGCGATTATTGTAGATAGTAAACAACTATATGATCAGCAGAAATTGGATGTGACCAAAAGAAACTTTTTGTCTATGAATAACTTTAGTATTGTCAAGGCAAGAGACTCTTTAAGACAAGGGGGTATAACCTCTCCTAACGATAGTATTATTGATGTTTTATATGTGCTTAAACCTCTTCCAAAGTATGAGCTCAAGGTGGGAACAGACATTAATTATTCTCAGGTTTTAAATCTGGGGATCTCTCCTTCTATAGATCTTACGACCCGAAATGTTTTCAGAGGTGCAGAAAACCTGTCTACCAGCCTTTCCGGGACATTTGGTTCTATCATCAGTACAAAGGATATCAACAAGAGGGTGGCAGCCTATGAAATATCAGCGCAAACGTCTCTGAATTTCCCAAGATTACTTCTTCCTTTTAATTATTATAAATTCATTCCCAAACGATATACCCCTACTTCCTCCATTCTGTTGGGAGCATCTATACAGAACAATATCGGATTGGGTAGAATCATCTTTAATACGGGATTGAATTACCAGGCGAATGTTAACGATCAGGTATACCATAAGCTAACCCTGTTTAACACTCAGGTCAGTTTAACTAAAAATAAGGATGCTTATTATGACTATTTCGTGAATGACAGAAGAGTTAAAGATGAAATATTCACTGATTATTTCGCCTACAACCCTACTGAAGGTCAAAAGTATCAGTCCGGACAGCTTAGCATAGATCAGGTATCCAAAGATATTGTGAATGACGGAGGTTACCGGGCAAATCTTGACCAAAAAGGAGCTGATCTTTTAACTGCATTCAGGGGAACATTGGTTAATAAAGACAGACAGACACAGGATGTTCTTATCTCTTCCATGATTTACAACTTTGTGTACAGTGAAATTGGAAAAAAAGAATATCCCAATGCTTTCTATTTTAACGGAAAAGTAGAATTAGCAGGTAATATTTTAAGCTTATTCAACAAAAAAGACAATGACGGAGGAGTTGTCACCGCTCCCCAAAGAACTATTTTCGGAATACCTTATGCGCAGTATATAAAATTCGATATAGACACCAGAAAGTATTTCAAATTCAACGGGAACCAAACCCTGGTACTTCGTCAGTTCATTGGAGTTGGAATTCCTTTTGGAAATTCACAGGACATGCCTATTATTAAATCTTATTTTAATGGTGGATCCAATGATATCAGAGCCTGGGTTGCGTTTGGAGGATTAGGTCCCGCAGACTCTCAGGTAGATGAAAGAGTACGTACCTATATGACCGATAATGTAAAGCTTACTACGAATGTTGAATACAGAATTCCTTTTAATAAAACCTATGAAGGGGCTCTATTCACTGATATTGGTAATACCTGGAGTCTTCGTAATTATAATGATGGATATGGAGATGAATTTAAATTCAATAAATTCATAAAACAGGTAGGTATCGGCAGTGGATTTGGACTGAGAGTGAATATCGCGTATGTAACCGCAAGAATAGACCTTGCCTATAAAATTTATGATCCGAATAAACCAGATGGTGACCGATGGAGATTCAAATATTTCCAGCCTTTCAAGCCTACTCTTAACATCGCGTTCGGATATCCTTTTTAA
- a CDS encoding ferredoxin--NADP reductase: protein MEQQIYKGKLIQFHPLKIAKKVELTKNTFSLEFNIPEDLKENFRFEAGQFVSVKFESHGKKVINDYSMTSAPYEGKICLGIKVTSSEGDTAQLFENYNEGDELWVSEPAGRFTIGSKPSEFRTIVAFAAGIGITPILSHFKNILHNEPRTRLFLFFGNKSSEDLIYLDQLDHLARKFGDRLQIFYFFSQEKTADQFFYGRLDEKKLNLIINQILHLDDTDEESTIWDAVDEVLICGKGEMIKTLANACYHHGIPKKNIHFELFEEYNDDIYPVEKEFPLIENIEVEFTMLGKKYSTHLPDNRNRILQELLIQGFPAPYSCKSGICGSCECFLEEGEVELLENEYLTEKEEEQGHILACMSIVKSKKIKLNFDLS from the coding sequence ATGGAACAACAAATCTATAAAGGGAAACTGATACAGTTTCATCCGTTAAAAATAGCGAAAAAGGTAGAGCTGACCAAAAATACTTTTTCTCTGGAGTTTAATATTCCGGAGGATTTGAAAGAAAATTTCAGGTTTGAAGCCGGGCAGTTTGTAAGTGTTAAATTTGAATCACATGGTAAAAAGGTTATTAATGATTATTCAATGACCTCGGCTCCTTATGAGGGGAAAATATGTTTGGGGATAAAAGTGACTTCTTCTGAAGGCGATACCGCTCAGCTATTTGAGAATTATAATGAAGGTGATGAACTGTGGGTAAGCGAACCCGCCGGAAGATTTACAATAGGATCTAAGCCCAGTGAGTTCAGGACGATTGTTGCTTTTGCCGCCGGTATCGGGATTACTCCAATCCTGAGTCATTTTAAGAATATTCTTCATAATGAACCCAGAACAAGACTGTTTTTATTCTTTGGAAACAAAAGCTCGGAGGACCTTATTTATCTTGATCAGCTGGATCATCTTGCCAGAAAATTCGGAGACAGGCTTCAGATTTTTTACTTTTTCTCACAGGAGAAAACAGCTGACCAGTTTTTTTATGGAAGACTGGATGAAAAGAAACTAAATCTTATCATTAATCAGATTCTGCACCTGGATGATACTGATGAAGAATCTACAATATGGGATGCTGTAGATGAAGTTTTAATCTGTGGGAAAGGAGAAATGATCAAGACCTTGGCTAATGCCTGCTATCACCATGGGATTCCGAAAAAAAATATTCACTTTGAACTATTTGAAGAATATAATGACGATATTTATCCTGTAGAAAAAGAGTTTCCTCTTATCGAAAATATAGAGGTAGAATTTACAATGTTAGGAAAAAAATACAGTACTCATTTGCCTGATAACAGGAATAGAATTTTGCAAGAGCTTCTGATTCAGGGATTTCCGGCTCCTTACTCCTGCAAGTCGGGAATTTGTGGAAGTTGCGAATGTTTTTTAGAAGAAGGAGAGGTGGAACTGTTAGAAAATGAGTACCTTACAGAAAAAGAAGAAGAACAGGGACATATATTGGCTTGTATGTCTATTGTGAAAAGTAAAAAAATAAAGCTTAACTTTGATCTTAGTTGA
- a CDS encoding TrmH family RNA methyltransferase produces MLTAHTIKVLQSLDKKKFRQKYNLFLVEGNKIICELSNSNFKVKEIFSTDPQKLDRSDIPVTHISENELKKISFLKTPKDSVAVCYLAEEEKMADKNIQLVLDGIQDPGNLGTIIRLADWFGIEQIICSEDTVDIYNPKVIQATMGSFTRVNVVYTDLIEYLSATENVNIGTDMEGESIYTFKKPEKINLILGNEGNGMRPETEKLLQKSISIPRFGKSQSTESLNVSMAAGIILGQLFSE; encoded by the coding sequence ATGCTTACAGCTCATACAATAAAAGTTTTACAATCTTTAGATAAAAAGAAGTTCAGACAAAAATACAATTTGTTTTTGGTTGAAGGTAATAAAATCATTTGTGAACTTTCTAATTCTAATTTTAAAGTTAAAGAAATATTCTCAACCGATCCACAAAAATTGGACCGTAGTGATATCCCTGTTACTCATATCTCTGAAAATGAGCTGAAAAAAATCAGCTTTCTAAAAACCCCCAAAGATTCTGTTGCCGTTTGCTATCTGGCCGAAGAAGAAAAGATGGCCGATAAGAATATACAGCTTGTTTTGGATGGTATTCAGGATCCGGGAAATTTAGGGACTATCATACGGCTCGCAGATTGGTTTGGGATCGAACAGATTATCTGTAGTGAAGATACAGTAGATATTTACAATCCGAAAGTGATTCAGGCCACAATGGGATCTTTTACCAGGGTTAATGTAGTGTATACCGATCTTATAGAATATCTTTCTGCAACAGAAAATGTAAACATCGGAACAGATATGGAAGGGGAGAGTATTTATACTTTTAAAAAACCCGAAAAGATCAATCTGATCTTAGGAAATGAAGGTAACGGAATGAGACCGGAGACTGAAAAGCTTCTGCAGAAAAGTATTAGTATTCCGAGATTTGGGAAATCCCAGTCAACAGAAAGCCTGAATGTATCCATGGCTGCAGGGATTATTCTGGGGCAGTTGTTTTCAGAATAA
- a CDS encoding phage holin family protein, with protein sequence MIETIKEYASKRIDLLKIEATEKSSLSAGLITYFVVLLVAFAFFIILFNFGIAFLIGKALDNYSYGFLIVAAFYALIMAFVIAFKNKIVNAVADQVIKFLNH encoded by the coding sequence ATGATAGAAACTATTAAAGAATACGCCTCCAAGAGAATCGATCTTCTGAAAATTGAAGCCACCGAAAAGTCTTCTCTTTCTGCCGGGCTCATTACCTACTTTGTAGTACTGCTTGTTGCTTTTGCTTTTTTTATTATCCTTTTCAACTTTGGAATAGCTTTTCTCATTGGTAAGGCATTGGATAATTACTCCTATGGATTCTTAATTGTTGCTGCATTTTATGCTTTGATAATGGCTTTTGTGATTGCTTTCAAAAATAAAATCGTCAACGCAGTGGCAGATCAGGTTATTAAATTTTTAAACCATTAA
- a CDS encoding vancomycin high temperature exclusion protein, with protein sequence MICFCNVWVFGLTNGRTYTKISKIPPREIALVLGTSPKMRSGLSNPYFTKRMDAAALLYHHGKIKKIIVSGEKSKGYNEPGAMKNYLIYQEGVPEDIIIEDPKGFNTYKSILRCKDVYKKKNVIIVSQGYHNLRALFFARNNDMNALGFDAQDVTKPESFYRNQAREILARVIAVVYFILGVSPD encoded by the coding sequence ATGATATGTTTCTGTAATGTCTGGGTTTTCGGGCTTACTAACGGGCGTACATACACTAAAATATCAAAAATACCACCTAGGGAAATCGCTTTGGTTTTGGGAACTTCTCCTAAAATGAGATCGGGGCTTTCTAACCCATATTTTACCAAAAGGATGGATGCGGCGGCTCTTCTTTATCACCATGGCAAAATCAAAAAGATCATTGTAAGCGGAGAGAAAAGCAAAGGGTATAATGAACCGGGTGCTATGAAAAATTATCTGATTTATCAGGAAGGCGTTCCGGAAGATATTATTATAGAAGATCCGAAAGGGTTTAACACCTATAAAAGTATCCTTCGCTGTAAGGATGTATATAAAAAGAAAAATGTAATCATTGTGTCACAGGGGTATCATAACCTTCGGGCATTGTTTTTTGCAAGAAATAATGATATGAACGCATTAGGTTTTGATGCACAGGATGTTACAAAACCTGAAAGTTTTTACAGAAATCAGGCGAGGGAAATCCTCGCCCGTGTGATAGCTGTAGTATATTTTATTTTAGGCGTTTCTCCGGATTAA